TTCAACAACTTAATACAATCTTTATAACTAGCTAAATATAAGCATTGATTAGCACACGTTAATTTATCCGATTGTTTAACAATATATTCTTTTACAAACTTACTATTTTCTTCATTTAAGGAATTGATTATTGTCTCAAATCTATCTTTGTTATTTTCCAAGTAGCAATCTAATTCTTGGTATTCTAAATCTGTATTAACAAAATCTCTATAAGTCTTATCTAACATATGTACTGCAAAAACATTAAAATGTTCTGTGATATCTAACATAAAATCATACCTCCATTCTTGAATTACTATCGTAAACAGGGTATAATAGATTTACCTCTATTTTTGATAGTGGTGGATATAGAAGTGATGTGTTAGCTTACAGGCGACCATCACTTTTATTTATCCTCTAGGCTATCGTAGGCTCTATGAATACTCTCACGAATCATTTCTGAACGGTTAAGTTTTTCTATCTCACAACATTTATCAAGTTTTTCAACTGTAGTCTTATCCATTCTAATCCGTACTGAAATATTCTTAGGGTTATCCGTAGGACGACCTATTTTTTTCTCAGACAAATGTTCACCTCCTTTTGTATCTCCAAAACTATTATAACTTATGGAGATACAAAAATCAATAGTAATAAAAATAAAAAACTATCCCAGTTCCGTTCTGTACAAACAAACCCCAAAATATTTCCGAAAATTTATAGAATCTCATAAAATAATATGCTAAACTCAAATTAAATCAATTGATAATGATTAATTGTTTAGTACTTAATAAAAAGAATAGTAGGTGATTGCTGTGCAAGATTTGTTAAAAGCTAAATCTGGACTAATCTGTGAGGCAAAATTAAATTGTAAGCTTGCAGAAGGCTGTATATGGGATAAAAAGAATAAAATAGTTTATTTCGTAGATATCGAGTTCCGTTTTTTGTACATATTTGACCCTGTACATAAAACAATATCAAAAATACCTACAGAAAGCTATATTAGTGATGTTGTACTTGATGCAGATAATAATCCAATCTGCGCTGTCAAGGACACAATCTATAATCTAGACCTAAAAAACACTAAATTCACACAACTAATAAAAATAGACTCTATGGAAGGGCTACGATTCAATGATGGTAAATGTGATAAATACGGTAATCTATGGATTGGCACAATGAAAATAGAGCAAGATGAAGATGCTCTCTGTGCAGGTGCCTTATACTGTATAAATGAAAACAAAGTTGTTGCCAAATACGATGATTTCACTATTCCTAACGGATTAGCATGGAACAACGATGGCTCAATATTTTATCATATTGACACAGTTACTAGAAAAATCGACGCTTATGATGTAGTAGATAAAATAAATCTAGGGAACAAAAGAACTGTCTTCACCTTTGAAGATGAAAAAGGATCACCTGACGGCATGTGCATTGATGCCCAAGGAAGACTCTGGGTAGCCATGTGGGGTGGATACTCCGTAAACTGCGTTGATCCTAAGACCAGCGAAATAATATATACCATCCAAGTTCCAGACAAAAATGTAACCTGTTGTGCATTTGGTGGAGAAGAACTTGATACGCTATATATTACTACAGCAAGAAGCGAAGAAGGCGACGGCGGAAATCTATATTCCATAAAACTTAATACAAAAGGAGTTGAATCATATAGATATGGGAAATAAAAAAGTAGCTTTGATTACTGGAGCAACAAGAGGAATAGGAAAGCAGATAGCCCTTTCCATGGCTGAAGAAGGTTACAATATAATCGTCAACTATAGAAGTCAGAAAGAAGCAGCAGATGAAATATGTGAATTCGCAAGGAATCTAGGAGTTGAAACTGATTCAGTATATGCGGATTTATCTAAGATGTCAGATATCAAAGCTATGTTTGACAAGGTATATGAGCTCTATCCTGTAATTGATATTCTAGTAAACAATGCAGGGATAAGTAGTGAAATGTACTTTTTGGACGCTACTGAAGAAATGTTTGACCAGATGACATCAATTGATTGGAAAGGCTTATTCTTCTGTAGTCAGTTAGCTGCTAAAAGAATGGTAGAAACCAATCATAAGGGAGTAATAATAAATATTTCCTCTAATCAGGTTGACGGTTGCTGGCCTAGAGCTACAATCTACGGACCAACAAAAGCGGCAGTAACTAAATTCACTAAAAATGCAGCTATGGAACTTTCACATCATGGTATCAGAATGGTTTCAGTTGCACCTGGATATACTGATGTTGGCTGGGATGAAGGAGATATAAGGTATGAGGCTATGAAGAAGCTTCCATTGAGAAGATTTGCTTCAACAGAAGAAATTGCACAAGCTGTAATATACTTGGCTTCTGAAAAAGCAGATTACATAACAGGAACAACCTTAACTATTGATGGTGGAGCCACTTTACCAGTTGTTGCGGCAAATGACTTTTAGTAAGCAAAATAAGGCGGTGTAGAAATGGACAACAGTTATTATAATCCTTTGTTAGAAGGAGATAATGGAGCTTTGAAAAGAGCGTTGTATAAAGCAATGGGTTTTACTGATAGTGCTTTACAAAAACCTCTTATTGGTATAGTTAACACCTATACTAATGCAACACCTGGACACTATAACATAAATGAGATGTGCGAGCATGTGCAAAAAGGAATAGAGGCTGCTGGTGGTACAGCAATGACATTTGGAACAATAGCTCCATGTGATGGAATTGCAGAAGGTCATGAAGGAATGAGATATATTCTTCCTTCTAGGGATATAATCTCATCATCAGTTGAATGTATGGTAAGAGCTCACCGTTTTGACGGATTGGTACTTCTAGGTTCATGCGATAAAATCGTACCAGGGTTGCTTATGGCAGCTGGAAGATTAGATATTCCTGCAATATTTTGTAATGGAGGTCCTATGTTTCCAGCATCCTATAAAGGTAAACATTATGATGGAAATATAGTCACTGAGGCTATAGGATGGAAGCAGAGGAAGTTGATATCAGAAGAAGAATTCAAGATGATAGAGAATCTGGCAGAGCCTTGTGTAGGTTCATGTGCAATGTTGGGAACAGCAAATACAATGGGTTGTATGGCTGAAGCTATGGGAATGAGTTTACCTGGATGCGCAACAGTTCCAGCGGTCATGTCAGAAAGAATGCAGTTTGCATATAAAACAGGTGAAGCCATCTTGGAGCTTGTCAAAAAAGGTATAACAGCGAGGCGTATAATAACCAAAGAATCTATCGCTAATGCTATCATGGTTTTAACTGCTATTGGCGGTTCTACTAATGGTATCATGCACTTGCAGGCAATATATAAGGAAGCAGGACTGGGTTGGTTGCCATTAGAAGTATTTGATGAATACAGTAGAAAAATCCCACAGATAGCATCTATATATCCTGCTTCACCGTATGATATGGTAGATTTCTATGAAGCTGGCGGTGTACCAGCAGTTTTAAAGGAATTAGAAGATAACCTATACGATTGTATGACAGTAAGCGGAAAGACCATTAAAGAGAACTTGAAGAGATATGAACATTCCAATAGAAGAGAGGTAGTTAGCTCTATAGATGAACCTTTTGCATCATCAGGTGGTGTCGCAATATTAACAGGTAATATAGCTCCATCAGGTGCTGTAGTTAAGCCTGCGGCAATTCCAGAAAACTTGATGAGTTTTACAGGTAGAGCAAAAGTCTTTGTTGGTGAAGAAGAAGCTTGTAAGTGCATACTAAGTGGTGATGTACAAGAGGGTACAGTTGTTGTTCTAGCCTACGAAGGACCTAAGGGAGGTCCAGGTATGCCTGAGATGTACCGACCTATGAAGTGTCTTGAAGGAATGAATCTATCTTCTACATGTGCCCTTATTACAGATGGAAGGTTTTCAGGTTCCAATAGGGGATGTTTTGTTGGACATATCTCTCCAGAAGCATATGAAGGTGGCGTTCTTGGACTTGTAAAAGATGGAGACCTGATTGAGATTGATATAGATTCAAGAAAAATAGAGCTTCTTGTTGATGATGAAGAACTTGAAAAACGCCGTATATCTTGGGTGAAAAGAGAAAAAGATATTAAGGATGGATACCTAAATACATATAAAAGAATCAGTAAATCCGCTGCACAAGGCGCAGTTGTGGAATAGGAGATTATTATGGATAAATTGACTTGGAAAAATGATGACGAACTTTTTGAGATAATGCGTGATAAGTTGTATTCAGCAGTAATTGGAGATATTCTGGACAAGATGAAGTATTTTCATCAGTTTCTACCTCAGAGAATACAGCCTCTAAGAGATGATATGATAGTAGCAGGACGTGCAATGACTGTCCTTGAAGCAGATGCTTTTGAAGAATTATCTGACGGACAGAACCCTATTATGAAGAAGCCTTTTGGTTTAATGCTT
The window above is part of the Vallitalea guaymasensis genome. Proteins encoded here:
- a CDS encoding ribbon-helix-helix protein, CopG family produces the protein MSEKKIGRPTDNPKNISVRIRMDKTTVEKLDKCCEIEKLNRSEMIRESIHRAYDSLEDK
- a CDS encoding SMP-30/gluconolactonase/LRE family protein is translated as MQDLLKAKSGLICEAKLNCKLAEGCIWDKKNKIVYFVDIEFRFLYIFDPVHKTISKIPTESYISDVVLDADNNPICAVKDTIYNLDLKNTKFTQLIKIDSMEGLRFNDGKCDKYGNLWIGTMKIEQDEDALCAGALYCINENKVVAKYDDFTIPNGLAWNNDGSIFYHIDTVTRKIDAYDVVDKINLGNKRTVFTFEDEKGSPDGMCIDAQGRLWVAMWGGYSVNCVDPKTSEIIYTIQVPDKNVTCCAFGGEELDTLYITTARSEEGDGGNLYSIKLNTKGVESYRYGK
- a CDS encoding SDR family NAD(P)-dependent oxidoreductase yields the protein MGNKKVALITGATRGIGKQIALSMAEEGYNIIVNYRSQKEAADEICEFARNLGVETDSVYADLSKMSDIKAMFDKVYELYPVIDILVNNAGISSEMYFLDATEEMFDQMTSIDWKGLFFCSQLAAKRMVETNHKGVIINISSNQVDGCWPRATIYGPTKAAVTKFTKNAAMELSHHGIRMVSVAPGYTDVGWDEGDIRYEAMKKLPLRRFASTEEIAQAVIYLASEKADYITGTTLTIDGGATLPVVAANDF
- the ilvD gene encoding dihydroxy-acid dehydratase, producing MDNSYYNPLLEGDNGALKRALYKAMGFTDSALQKPLIGIVNTYTNATPGHYNINEMCEHVQKGIEAAGGTAMTFGTIAPCDGIAEGHEGMRYILPSRDIISSSVECMVRAHRFDGLVLLGSCDKIVPGLLMAAGRLDIPAIFCNGGPMFPASYKGKHYDGNIVTEAIGWKQRKLISEEEFKMIENLAEPCVGSCAMLGTANTMGCMAEAMGMSLPGCATVPAVMSERMQFAYKTGEAILELVKKGITARRIITKESIANAIMVLTAIGGSTNGIMHLQAIYKEAGLGWLPLEVFDEYSRKIPQIASIYPASPYDMVDFYEAGGVPAVLKELEDNLYDCMTVSGKTIKENLKRYEHSNRREVVSSIDEPFASSGGVAILTGNIAPSGAVVKPAAIPENLMSFTGRAKVFVGEEEACKCILSGDVQEGTVVVLAYEGPKGGPGMPEMYRPMKCLEGMNLSSTCALITDGRFSGSNRGCFVGHISPEAYEGGVLGLVKDGDLIEIDIDSRKIELLVDDEELEKRRISWVKREKDIKDGYLNTYKRISKSAAQGAVVE